A region of Lagenorhynchus albirostris chromosome 20, mLagAlb1.1, whole genome shotgun sequence DNA encodes the following proteins:
- the WNK4 gene encoding serine/threonine-protein kinase WNK4 isoform X2 — protein MLAPPASETEVPMSQAEADLALRPPPPLAAAGPPRLGPPRRARRFSGKAETRPRSSRLSRRSSVDLGLLSSWSQPASPVPEPPAPPDSAGSGPAMSPPPSSEEPTEDTWTAGAPVKAADSERPELAGSAGGSGPREPPRITEAAARERRREQEEKEDTETQAVATSPDGRYLKFDIEIGRGSFKTVYRGLDTDTTVEVAWCELQTRKLSRVERQRFSEEVEMLKGLQHPNIVRFYDSWKSVLRGQVCIVLVTELMTSGTLKTYLRRFREMKPRVLQRWSRQILRGLHFLHSRVPPILHRDLKCDNVFITGPTGSVKIGDLGLATLKRASFAKSVIGTPEFMAPEMYEEKYDEAVDVYAFGMCMLEMATSEYPYSECQNAAQIYRKVTSGTKPNSFYKVKMPEVKEIIEGCIRTDKNERFTIQDLLAHAFFREERGVHVELAEEDDGEKPDLKLWLRMEDARRGGRRRDNQAIEFLFQLGRDAAEEVAQEMVALGLVCEADYQPVARAVRERVAAIQRKREKLRKAKELAAFPPAPGPLPAAVPMTPAPSSVFPPEPEEPEADQHQPFLFRHASYSSTTSDCETDGYLSSSGFLDASDPALQPPRGVPSCPAESHLCLPSAFALSIPRSGPGNDFSPGDSYASDAASGLSDMGEGMEQMRRPPGKNLRRRPRSRLRVTSVSDQNDRVVECQLQTHNSKMVTFRFDLDGDSPEEIAAAMVYNEFILPSERAGFLNRIREIIQRVETLLKRDTGPVEAAEDPLGPQEEPAPLPALPGYPPDPSSAEFQSSTLEQRSWAAFSTSPSSPGTPSSPGNPFSPGSPAFPSPIFPITSPPCHPSSSSFSPVSPQVSSNLSPHPPSSPLPFSPSASQFPVPSAQFPLNSLLPSCSQVTLAPPSFPPCPSASPVPSTTAAPLLSLASAFSLAVMTVAQSLLSPCPGLLSQPPPAPPGPLPSLPPPAPLAPCGQERPSPLTSEMEIEASPNLGWPLLGEARLAPISEEGKPQLVGRFQVTSSKEPAEPLPLQPTSPTLSGSLKPPTPQLTSESSDTEDSAGGGPEAREALAESDRAAEGLGAGAEEEGDDGKEPRVGGSPPPLSHPSPVWMNYSYSSLCLSSEESESSGEDEEFWAELRSLRQKHLSEVEALQTLQKQEIEDLYSRLGKQPPPGIVAPAAMLSSRQRRLSKGSFPTSRRNSLQRSEPLGPGIMRRNSLSGSSTGSQEQRASKGVTFARDVGRM, from the exons ATGCTGGCACCGCCGGCCTCAGAGACCGAGGTCCCTATGTCCCAGGCGGAGGCCGACCTGGCCCTGCGGCCCCCGCCGCCTCTGGCCGCGGCGGGGCCCCCCCGCCTCGGGCCCCCTCGCCGGGCGCGCCGCTTCTCCGGGAAGGCTGAGACCCGGCCGCGCTCCTCCCGTCTCAGCCGCCGCAGCTCAGTCGACTTGGGGCTGCTGAGCTCTTGGTCCCAGCCAGCCTCACCCGTTCCGGAGCCCCCTGCTCCTCCGGACTCCGCTGGTTCCGGCCCCGCAATGAGCCCACCGCCTAGCTCTGAAGAGCCCACTGAGGACACGTGGACCGCGGGCGCCCCGGTGAAGGCCGCAGACTCCGAGCGTCCGGAACTCGCGGGCTCCGCAGGAGGGTCGGGGCCCCGGGAACCGCCGAGGATCACCGAGGCGGCGGCCCGGGAGCGGCGGCGGgagcaggaagaaaaggaggacacGGAGACTCAGGCTGTGGCAACGTCCCCGGACGGCCGATACCTCAAGTTTGACATCGAGATTGGACGTGGCTCGTTCAAGACGGTGTATCGAGGGCTGGACACCGACACCACGGTGGAGGTGGCCTGGTGTGAGCTGCAG ACTCGGAAACTGTCTCGTGTGGAGCGGCAGCGATTCTCGGAGGAGGTGGAGATGCTCAAGGGGCTGCAGCACCCCAACATCGTCCGCTTCTACGACTCGTGGAAGTCGGTGCTGAGGGGCCAGGTTTGCATCGTGCTGGTCACCGAACTCATGACCTCGGGCACGCTCAAGAC ATACCTGAGGCGGTTCCGCGAGATGAAGCCGCGAGTCCTTCAGCGCTGGAGCCGCCAAATCCTTCGGGGGCTCCATTTCCTACACTCCCGGGTACCCCCCATCCTGCACCGGGATCTCAAGTGTGACAACGTCTTTATCACGGGCCCTACAGGCTCCGTTAAGATTGGGGACCTGGGCCTGGCCACGCTCAAACGCGCCTCCTTCGCCAAGAGCGTCATCG GGACCCCGGAGTTCATGGCCCCGGAGATGTACGAGGAAAAATACGATGAGGCCGTGGACGTGTACGCGTTTGGCATGTGCATGCTGGAGATGGCTACCTCGGAGTACCCTTACTCTGAGTGCCAGAATGCCGCGCAAATCTACCGCAAGGTCACTTCG GGCACAAAGCCGAACAGCTTCTACAAGGTGAAGATGCCCGAGGTGAAGGAGATTATTGAAGGCTGCATCCGCACGGATAAGAACGAGAG GTTCACCATCCAGGACCTTCTGGCTCACGCCTTCTTCCGCGAGGAGCGCGGCGTCCACGTGGAGCTGGCGGAGGAGGACGACGGAGAGAAGCCAGACCTCAAGCTCTGGCTGCGCATGGAGGACGCGCGGAGAGGGGGGCGCCGCCGGGACAACCAGGCCATTGAGTTCTTGTTCCAGCTGGGTCGGGACGCAGCCGAGGAGGTGGCGCAGGAGATG GTGGCCCTGGGTTTAGTGTGCGAAGCCGATTACCAGCCGGTGGCCCGTGCAGTGCGTGAACGGGTTGCTGCCATCCAGCGAAAGCGTGAGAAGCTGCGTAAAGCTAAGGAGTTGGCGGCCTTCCCCCCAGCGCCAGGGCCCCTACCAGCAGCTGTCCCCATGACTCCAGCCCCCTCCAGTGTCTTCCCCCCTGAACCCGAGGAGCCAGAGGCAGACCAGCACCAGCCCTTCCTCTTCCGCCATGCCAGCTACTCATCTACCACCT cggATTGCGAGACTGATGGCTACCTCAGCTCCTCCGGCTTCCTGGATGCCTCAGACCCTGCCCTTCAGCCCCCTAGGGGTGTGCCATCCTGCCCCGCTGAGTCCCATCTCTGCCTGCCCTCG GCTTTTGCCCTATCCATTCCACGTTCTGGCCCTGGCAATGACTTTTCCCCTGGAGACAG ctATGCCTCAGATGCAGCATCAGGCCTTAGTGACATGGGAGAAGGGATGGAACAGATGAGGAGACCCCCAGGGAAAAACCTCCGGCGCAGACCCCGATCCCGGCTTCGGGTCACAAGT GTCTCAGACCAGAATGACAGAGTGGTTGAGTGCCAGCTACAGACGCACAACAGCAAGATGGTGACCTTCCGATTTGATCTGGACGGGGACAGCCCGGAAGAGATTGCAGCTGCCATG GTGTATAACGAGTTCATTCTGCCCTCGGAGCGAGCTGGATTCCTGAACCGGATTCGGGAGATTATCCAGCGAGTGGAGACCCTGTTGAAGAGAGATACTGGCCCTGTGGAGGCTGCTGAAGACCCCCTGGGCCCCCAG GAGGAGCCAGCACCATTGCCTGCCCTCCCAGGGTACCCCCCAGACCCATCCAGTG CAGAGTTCCAGAGCAGCACTCTAGAGCAGAGGAGCTGGGCAGCCTTCTCCACCTCCCCATCCTCTCCTGGAACCCCCTCGTCTCCTGGAAACCCCTTTTCTCCTGGATCCCCTGCTTTCCCAAGTCCCATCTTCCCCATCACTTCTCCCCCATGTCACCCCAGCTCCTCCTCATTCTCTCCAGTTTCTCCCCAGGTCTCCTCAAATCTCTCTCCACACCCCCCCAGCTCCCCACTTCCATTCTCCCCCAGTGCATCCCAGTTTCCAGTCCCATCTGCTCAGTTTCCACTGAATTCTCTCCTCCCCAGCTGTTCCCAGGTTACTCTTGCTCCTCCCTCCTTTCCGCCCTGTCCCTCTGCTTCTCCCGTCCCCTCCACCACAGCAGCCCCTCTGCTCTCTCTGGCTAGTGCGTTCTCACTGGCTGTGATGACTGTGGCTCAGTCCCTGCTGTCCCCCTGCCCTGGACTCCTTTCCCAGCCCCCGCCAGCTCCTCCTGGTCCCCTGCCCAGCCTGCCCCCTCCAGCTCCCCTTGCTCCCTGTGGCCAGGAGAGGCCTTCACCTCTGACATCTGAGATGGAGATTGAG GCCTCTCCAAATCTTGGTTGGCCACTCCTGGGTGAAGCCAGACTGGCTCCCATCTCTGAAG AGGGAAAGCCCCAGCTTGTTGGGCGCTTCCAAGTGACTTCATCCAAGGAACCAGCTGAGCCTCTTCCCCTGCAACCGACATCCCCTACTCTCTCTGGCTCCCTGAAGCCTCCAACCCCTCAGCTGACCTCGGAGAGCTCAGACACGGAGGATAGTGCTGGAGGCGGGCCAGAGGCCAGGGAGGCTCTGGCTGAAAGTGACCGTGCAGCCGAGGGCCTGGGGGCTGGAGCCGAAGAGGAAGGGGACGATGGGAAGGAACCCCGAGTGGGGGGCAGCCCTCCACCCCTGAGCCATCCCAGCCCAGTGTGGATGAACTACTCCTACAGCAGCCTGTGTCTGAGCAGTGAGGAGTCAGAGAGCAGTGGGGAGGATGAGGAATTCTGGGCTGAGCTGCGGAGTCTTCGGCAGAA GCACCTGTCAGAGGTGGAGGCACTACAGACACTACAGAAGCAGGAAATTGAGGACCTGTACAGCAGGCTCGGGAAGCAGCCCCCGCCGGGGATTGTGGCCCCTGCCGCTATGCTGTCTAGCCGCCAGCGCCGCCTCTCCAAGGGCAGCTTCCCCACCTCCCGGCGCAATAGCCTGCAGCGCTCTGAGCCCCTGGGCCCTG GCATCATGCGAAGGAACTCCCTGAGTGGCAGCAGCACCGGCTCCCAGGAGCAGCGGGCGAGCAAGGGGGTGACATTCGCCAGGGATGTTGGCAGGATG tGA
- the WNK4 gene encoding serine/threonine-protein kinase WNK4 isoform X1 has protein sequence MLAPPASETEVPMSQAEADLALRPPPPLAAAGPPRLGPPRRARRFSGKAETRPRSSRLSRRSSVDLGLLSSWSQPASPVPEPPAPPDSAGSGPAMSPPPSSEEPTEDTWTAGAPVKAADSERPELAGSAGGSGPREPPRITEAAARERRREQEEKEDTETQAVATSPDGRYLKFDIEIGRGSFKTVYRGLDTDTTVEVAWCELQTRKLSRVERQRFSEEVEMLKGLQHPNIVRFYDSWKSVLRGQVCIVLVTELMTSGTLKTYLRRFREMKPRVLQRWSRQILRGLHFLHSRVPPILHRDLKCDNVFITGPTGSVKIGDLGLATLKRASFAKSVIGTPEFMAPEMYEEKYDEAVDVYAFGMCMLEMATSEYPYSECQNAAQIYRKVTSGTKPNSFYKVKMPEVKEIIEGCIRTDKNERFTIQDLLAHAFFREERGVHVELAEEDDGEKPDLKLWLRMEDARRGGRRRDNQAIEFLFQLGRDAAEEVAQEMVALGLVCEADYQPVARAVRERVAAIQRKREKLRKAKELAAFPPAPGPLPAAVPMTPAPSSVFPPEPEEPEADQHQPFLFRHASYSSTTSDCETDGYLSSSGFLDASDPALQPPRGVPSCPAESHLCLPSAFALSIPRSGPGNDFSPGDSYASDAASGLSDMGEGMEQMRRPPGKNLRRRPRSRLRVTSVSDQNDRVVECQLQTHNSKMVTFRFDLDGDSPEEIAAAMVYNEFILPSERAGFLNRIREIIQRVETLLKRDTGPVEAAEDPLGPQEEPAPLPALPGYPPDPSSAEFQSSTLEQRSWAAFSTSPSSPGTPSSPGNPFSPGSPAFPSPIFPITSPPCHPSSSSFSPVSPQVSSNLSPHPPSSPLPFSPSASQFPVPSAQFPLNSLLPSCSQVTLAPPSFPPCPSASPVPSTTAAPLLSLASAFSLAVMTVAQSLLSPCPGLLSQPPPAPPGPLPSLPPPAPLAPCGQERPSPLTSEMEIEASPNLGWPLLGEARLAPISEEGKPQLVGRFQVTSSKEPAEPLPLQPTSPTLSGSLKPPTPQLTSESSDTEDSAGGGPEAREALAESDRAAEGLGAGAEEEGDDGKEPRVGGSPPPLSHPSPVWMNYSYSSLCLSSEESESSGEDEEFWAELRSLRQKHLSEVEALQTLQKQEIEDLYSRLGKQPPPGIVAPAAMLSSRQRRLSKGSFPTSRRNSLQRSEPLGPGIMRRNSLSGSSTGSQEQRASKGVTFARDVGRMVRAGPREGEPRE, from the exons ATGCTGGCACCGCCGGCCTCAGAGACCGAGGTCCCTATGTCCCAGGCGGAGGCCGACCTGGCCCTGCGGCCCCCGCCGCCTCTGGCCGCGGCGGGGCCCCCCCGCCTCGGGCCCCCTCGCCGGGCGCGCCGCTTCTCCGGGAAGGCTGAGACCCGGCCGCGCTCCTCCCGTCTCAGCCGCCGCAGCTCAGTCGACTTGGGGCTGCTGAGCTCTTGGTCCCAGCCAGCCTCACCCGTTCCGGAGCCCCCTGCTCCTCCGGACTCCGCTGGTTCCGGCCCCGCAATGAGCCCACCGCCTAGCTCTGAAGAGCCCACTGAGGACACGTGGACCGCGGGCGCCCCGGTGAAGGCCGCAGACTCCGAGCGTCCGGAACTCGCGGGCTCCGCAGGAGGGTCGGGGCCCCGGGAACCGCCGAGGATCACCGAGGCGGCGGCCCGGGAGCGGCGGCGGgagcaggaagaaaaggaggacacGGAGACTCAGGCTGTGGCAACGTCCCCGGACGGCCGATACCTCAAGTTTGACATCGAGATTGGACGTGGCTCGTTCAAGACGGTGTATCGAGGGCTGGACACCGACACCACGGTGGAGGTGGCCTGGTGTGAGCTGCAG ACTCGGAAACTGTCTCGTGTGGAGCGGCAGCGATTCTCGGAGGAGGTGGAGATGCTCAAGGGGCTGCAGCACCCCAACATCGTCCGCTTCTACGACTCGTGGAAGTCGGTGCTGAGGGGCCAGGTTTGCATCGTGCTGGTCACCGAACTCATGACCTCGGGCACGCTCAAGAC ATACCTGAGGCGGTTCCGCGAGATGAAGCCGCGAGTCCTTCAGCGCTGGAGCCGCCAAATCCTTCGGGGGCTCCATTTCCTACACTCCCGGGTACCCCCCATCCTGCACCGGGATCTCAAGTGTGACAACGTCTTTATCACGGGCCCTACAGGCTCCGTTAAGATTGGGGACCTGGGCCTGGCCACGCTCAAACGCGCCTCCTTCGCCAAGAGCGTCATCG GGACCCCGGAGTTCATGGCCCCGGAGATGTACGAGGAAAAATACGATGAGGCCGTGGACGTGTACGCGTTTGGCATGTGCATGCTGGAGATGGCTACCTCGGAGTACCCTTACTCTGAGTGCCAGAATGCCGCGCAAATCTACCGCAAGGTCACTTCG GGCACAAAGCCGAACAGCTTCTACAAGGTGAAGATGCCCGAGGTGAAGGAGATTATTGAAGGCTGCATCCGCACGGATAAGAACGAGAG GTTCACCATCCAGGACCTTCTGGCTCACGCCTTCTTCCGCGAGGAGCGCGGCGTCCACGTGGAGCTGGCGGAGGAGGACGACGGAGAGAAGCCAGACCTCAAGCTCTGGCTGCGCATGGAGGACGCGCGGAGAGGGGGGCGCCGCCGGGACAACCAGGCCATTGAGTTCTTGTTCCAGCTGGGTCGGGACGCAGCCGAGGAGGTGGCGCAGGAGATG GTGGCCCTGGGTTTAGTGTGCGAAGCCGATTACCAGCCGGTGGCCCGTGCAGTGCGTGAACGGGTTGCTGCCATCCAGCGAAAGCGTGAGAAGCTGCGTAAAGCTAAGGAGTTGGCGGCCTTCCCCCCAGCGCCAGGGCCCCTACCAGCAGCTGTCCCCATGACTCCAGCCCCCTCCAGTGTCTTCCCCCCTGAACCCGAGGAGCCAGAGGCAGACCAGCACCAGCCCTTCCTCTTCCGCCATGCCAGCTACTCATCTACCACCT cggATTGCGAGACTGATGGCTACCTCAGCTCCTCCGGCTTCCTGGATGCCTCAGACCCTGCCCTTCAGCCCCCTAGGGGTGTGCCATCCTGCCCCGCTGAGTCCCATCTCTGCCTGCCCTCG GCTTTTGCCCTATCCATTCCACGTTCTGGCCCTGGCAATGACTTTTCCCCTGGAGACAG ctATGCCTCAGATGCAGCATCAGGCCTTAGTGACATGGGAGAAGGGATGGAACAGATGAGGAGACCCCCAGGGAAAAACCTCCGGCGCAGACCCCGATCCCGGCTTCGGGTCACAAGT GTCTCAGACCAGAATGACAGAGTGGTTGAGTGCCAGCTACAGACGCACAACAGCAAGATGGTGACCTTCCGATTTGATCTGGACGGGGACAGCCCGGAAGAGATTGCAGCTGCCATG GTGTATAACGAGTTCATTCTGCCCTCGGAGCGAGCTGGATTCCTGAACCGGATTCGGGAGATTATCCAGCGAGTGGAGACCCTGTTGAAGAGAGATACTGGCCCTGTGGAGGCTGCTGAAGACCCCCTGGGCCCCCAG GAGGAGCCAGCACCATTGCCTGCCCTCCCAGGGTACCCCCCAGACCCATCCAGTG CAGAGTTCCAGAGCAGCACTCTAGAGCAGAGGAGCTGGGCAGCCTTCTCCACCTCCCCATCCTCTCCTGGAACCCCCTCGTCTCCTGGAAACCCCTTTTCTCCTGGATCCCCTGCTTTCCCAAGTCCCATCTTCCCCATCACTTCTCCCCCATGTCACCCCAGCTCCTCCTCATTCTCTCCAGTTTCTCCCCAGGTCTCCTCAAATCTCTCTCCACACCCCCCCAGCTCCCCACTTCCATTCTCCCCCAGTGCATCCCAGTTTCCAGTCCCATCTGCTCAGTTTCCACTGAATTCTCTCCTCCCCAGCTGTTCCCAGGTTACTCTTGCTCCTCCCTCCTTTCCGCCCTGTCCCTCTGCTTCTCCCGTCCCCTCCACCACAGCAGCCCCTCTGCTCTCTCTGGCTAGTGCGTTCTCACTGGCTGTGATGACTGTGGCTCAGTCCCTGCTGTCCCCCTGCCCTGGACTCCTTTCCCAGCCCCCGCCAGCTCCTCCTGGTCCCCTGCCCAGCCTGCCCCCTCCAGCTCCCCTTGCTCCCTGTGGCCAGGAGAGGCCTTCACCTCTGACATCTGAGATGGAGATTGAG GCCTCTCCAAATCTTGGTTGGCCACTCCTGGGTGAAGCCAGACTGGCTCCCATCTCTGAAG AGGGAAAGCCCCAGCTTGTTGGGCGCTTCCAAGTGACTTCATCCAAGGAACCAGCTGAGCCTCTTCCCCTGCAACCGACATCCCCTACTCTCTCTGGCTCCCTGAAGCCTCCAACCCCTCAGCTGACCTCGGAGAGCTCAGACACGGAGGATAGTGCTGGAGGCGGGCCAGAGGCCAGGGAGGCTCTGGCTGAAAGTGACCGTGCAGCCGAGGGCCTGGGGGCTGGAGCCGAAGAGGAAGGGGACGATGGGAAGGAACCCCGAGTGGGGGGCAGCCCTCCACCCCTGAGCCATCCCAGCCCAGTGTGGATGAACTACTCCTACAGCAGCCTGTGTCTGAGCAGTGAGGAGTCAGAGAGCAGTGGGGAGGATGAGGAATTCTGGGCTGAGCTGCGGAGTCTTCGGCAGAA GCACCTGTCAGAGGTGGAGGCACTACAGACACTACAGAAGCAGGAAATTGAGGACCTGTACAGCAGGCTCGGGAAGCAGCCCCCGCCGGGGATTGTGGCCCCTGCCGCTATGCTGTCTAGCCGCCAGCGCCGCCTCTCCAAGGGCAGCTTCCCCACCTCCCGGCGCAATAGCCTGCAGCGCTCTGAGCCCCTGGGCCCTG GCATCATGCGAAGGAACTCCCTGAGTGGCAGCAGCACCGGCTCCCAGGAGCAGCGGGCGAGCAAGGGGGTGACATTCGCCAGGGATGTTGGCAGGATGGTGAGGGCGGGCCCAAGGGAGGGAGAGCCCAGGGAATGA
- the WNK4 gene encoding serine/threonine-protein kinase WNK4 isoform X4 codes for MSPPPSSEEPTEDTWTAGAPVKAADSERPELAGSAGGSGPREPPRITEAAARERRREQEEKEDTETQAVATSPDGRYLKFDIEIGRGSFKTVYRGLDTDTTVEVAWCELQTRKLSRVERQRFSEEVEMLKGLQHPNIVRFYDSWKSVLRGQVCIVLVTELMTSGTLKTYLRRFREMKPRVLQRWSRQILRGLHFLHSRVPPILHRDLKCDNVFITGPTGSVKIGDLGLATLKRASFAKSVIGTPEFMAPEMYEEKYDEAVDVYAFGMCMLEMATSEYPYSECQNAAQIYRKVTSGTKPNSFYKVKMPEVKEIIEGCIRTDKNERFTIQDLLAHAFFREERGVHVELAEEDDGEKPDLKLWLRMEDARRGGRRRDNQAIEFLFQLGRDAAEEVAQEMVALGLVCEADYQPVARAVRERVAAIQRKREKLRKAKELAAFPPAPGPLPAAVPMTPAPSSVFPPEPEEPEADQHQPFLFRHASYSSTTSDCETDGYLSSSGFLDASDPALQPPRGVPSCPAESHLCLPSAFALSIPRSGPGNDFSPGDSYASDAASGLSDMGEGMEQMRRPPGKNLRRRPRSRLRVTSVSDQNDRVVECQLQTHNSKMVTFRFDLDGDSPEEIAAAMVYNEFILPSERAGFLNRIREIIQRVETLLKRDTGPVEAAEDPLGPQEEPAPLPALPGYPPDPSSAEFQSSTLEQRSWAAFSTSPSSPGTPSSPGNPFSPGSPAFPSPIFPITSPPCHPSSSSFSPVSPQVSSNLSPHPPSSPLPFSPSASQFPVPSAQFPLNSLLPSCSQVTLAPPSFPPCPSASPVPSTTAAPLLSLASAFSLAVMTVAQSLLSPCPGLLSQPPPAPPGPLPSLPPPAPLAPCGQERPSPLTSEMEIEASPNLGWPLLGEARLAPISEEGKPQLVGRFQVTSSKEPAEPLPLQPTSPTLSGSLKPPTPQLTSESSDTEDSAGGGPEAREALAESDRAAEGLGAGAEEEGDDGKEPRVGGSPPPLSHPSPVWMNYSYSSLCLSSEESESSGEDEEFWAELRSLRQKHLSEVEALQTLQKQEIEDLYSRLGKQPPPGIVAPAAMLSSRQRRLSKGSFPTSRRNSLQRSEPLGPVNSEQKPCVSSTPGPTVELVLSESADQHYSARKTSTLRE; via the exons ATGAGCCCACCGCCTAGCTCTGAAGAGCCCACTGAGGACACGTGGACCGCGGGCGCCCCGGTGAAGGCCGCAGACTCCGAGCGTCCGGAACTCGCGGGCTCCGCAGGAGGGTCGGGGCCCCGGGAACCGCCGAGGATCACCGAGGCGGCGGCCCGGGAGCGGCGGCGGgagcaggaagaaaaggaggacacGGAGACTCAGGCTGTGGCAACGTCCCCGGACGGCCGATACCTCAAGTTTGACATCGAGATTGGACGTGGCTCGTTCAAGACGGTGTATCGAGGGCTGGACACCGACACCACGGTGGAGGTGGCCTGGTGTGAGCTGCAG ACTCGGAAACTGTCTCGTGTGGAGCGGCAGCGATTCTCGGAGGAGGTGGAGATGCTCAAGGGGCTGCAGCACCCCAACATCGTCCGCTTCTACGACTCGTGGAAGTCGGTGCTGAGGGGCCAGGTTTGCATCGTGCTGGTCACCGAACTCATGACCTCGGGCACGCTCAAGAC ATACCTGAGGCGGTTCCGCGAGATGAAGCCGCGAGTCCTTCAGCGCTGGAGCCGCCAAATCCTTCGGGGGCTCCATTTCCTACACTCCCGGGTACCCCCCATCCTGCACCGGGATCTCAAGTGTGACAACGTCTTTATCACGGGCCCTACAGGCTCCGTTAAGATTGGGGACCTGGGCCTGGCCACGCTCAAACGCGCCTCCTTCGCCAAGAGCGTCATCG GGACCCCGGAGTTCATGGCCCCGGAGATGTACGAGGAAAAATACGATGAGGCCGTGGACGTGTACGCGTTTGGCATGTGCATGCTGGAGATGGCTACCTCGGAGTACCCTTACTCTGAGTGCCAGAATGCCGCGCAAATCTACCGCAAGGTCACTTCG GGCACAAAGCCGAACAGCTTCTACAAGGTGAAGATGCCCGAGGTGAAGGAGATTATTGAAGGCTGCATCCGCACGGATAAGAACGAGAG GTTCACCATCCAGGACCTTCTGGCTCACGCCTTCTTCCGCGAGGAGCGCGGCGTCCACGTGGAGCTGGCGGAGGAGGACGACGGAGAGAAGCCAGACCTCAAGCTCTGGCTGCGCATGGAGGACGCGCGGAGAGGGGGGCGCCGCCGGGACAACCAGGCCATTGAGTTCTTGTTCCAGCTGGGTCGGGACGCAGCCGAGGAGGTGGCGCAGGAGATG GTGGCCCTGGGTTTAGTGTGCGAAGCCGATTACCAGCCGGTGGCCCGTGCAGTGCGTGAACGGGTTGCTGCCATCCAGCGAAAGCGTGAGAAGCTGCGTAAAGCTAAGGAGTTGGCGGCCTTCCCCCCAGCGCCAGGGCCCCTACCAGCAGCTGTCCCCATGACTCCAGCCCCCTCCAGTGTCTTCCCCCCTGAACCCGAGGAGCCAGAGGCAGACCAGCACCAGCCCTTCCTCTTCCGCCATGCCAGCTACTCATCTACCACCT cggATTGCGAGACTGATGGCTACCTCAGCTCCTCCGGCTTCCTGGATGCCTCAGACCCTGCCCTTCAGCCCCCTAGGGGTGTGCCATCCTGCCCCGCTGAGTCCCATCTCTGCCTGCCCTCG GCTTTTGCCCTATCCATTCCACGTTCTGGCCCTGGCAATGACTTTTCCCCTGGAGACAG ctATGCCTCAGATGCAGCATCAGGCCTTAGTGACATGGGAGAAGGGATGGAACAGATGAGGAGACCCCCAGGGAAAAACCTCCGGCGCAGACCCCGATCCCGGCTTCGGGTCACAAGT GTCTCAGACCAGAATGACAGAGTGGTTGAGTGCCAGCTACAGACGCACAACAGCAAGATGGTGACCTTCCGATTTGATCTGGACGGGGACAGCCCGGAAGAGATTGCAGCTGCCATG GTGTATAACGAGTTCATTCTGCCCTCGGAGCGAGCTGGATTCCTGAACCGGATTCGGGAGATTATCCAGCGAGTGGAGACCCTGTTGAAGAGAGATACTGGCCCTGTGGAGGCTGCTGAAGACCCCCTGGGCCCCCAG GAGGAGCCAGCACCATTGCCTGCCCTCCCAGGGTACCCCCCAGACCCATCCAGTG CAGAGTTCCAGAGCAGCACTCTAGAGCAGAGGAGCTGGGCAGCCTTCTCCACCTCCCCATCCTCTCCTGGAACCCCCTCGTCTCCTGGAAACCCCTTTTCTCCTGGATCCCCTGCTTTCCCAAGTCCCATCTTCCCCATCACTTCTCCCCCATGTCACCCCAGCTCCTCCTCATTCTCTCCAGTTTCTCCCCAGGTCTCCTCAAATCTCTCTCCACACCCCCCCAGCTCCCCACTTCCATTCTCCCCCAGTGCATCCCAGTTTCCAGTCCCATCTGCTCAGTTTCCACTGAATTCTCTCCTCCCCAGCTGTTCCCAGGTTACTCTTGCTCCTCCCTCCTTTCCGCCCTGTCCCTCTGCTTCTCCCGTCCCCTCCACCACAGCAGCCCCTCTGCTCTCTCTGGCTAGTGCGTTCTCACTGGCTGTGATGACTGTGGCTCAGTCCCTGCTGTCCCCCTGCCCTGGACTCCTTTCCCAGCCCCCGCCAGCTCCTCCTGGTCCCCTGCCCAGCCTGCCCCCTCCAGCTCCCCTTGCTCCCTGTGGCCAGGAGAGGCCTTCACCTCTGACATCTGAGATGGAGATTGAG GCCTCTCCAAATCTTGGTTGGCCACTCCTGGGTGAAGCCAGACTGGCTCCCATCTCTGAAG AGGGAAAGCCCCAGCTTGTTGGGCGCTTCCAAGTGACTTCATCCAAGGAACCAGCTGAGCCTCTTCCCCTGCAACCGACATCCCCTACTCTCTCTGGCTCCCTGAAGCCTCCAACCCCTCAGCTGACCTCGGAGAGCTCAGACACGGAGGATAGTGCTGGAGGCGGGCCAGAGGCCAGGGAGGCTCTGGCTGAAAGTGACCGTGCAGCCGAGGGCCTGGGGGCTGGAGCCGAAGAGGAAGGGGACGATGGGAAGGAACCCCGAGTGGGGGGCAGCCCTCCACCCCTGAGCCATCCCAGCCCAGTGTGGATGAACTACTCCTACAGCAGCCTGTGTCTGAGCAGTGAGGAGTCAGAGAGCAGTGGGGAGGATGAGGAATTCTGGGCTGAGCTGCGGAGTCTTCGGCAGAA GCACCTGTCAGAGGTGGAGGCACTACAGACACTACAGAAGCAGGAAATTGAGGACCTGTACAGCAGGCTCGGGAAGCAGCCCCCGCCGGGGATTGTGGCCCCTGCCGCTATGCTGTCTAGCCGCCAGCGCCGCCTCTCCAAGGGCAGCTTCCCCACCTCCCGGCGCAATAGCCTGCAGCGCTCTGAGCCCCTGGGCCCTG tGAATTCCGAACAGAAGCCATGTGTCTCATCCACACCAGGGCCCACCGTGGAGCTTGTGCTCTCAGAATCTGCTGACCAGCACTACTCTGCAAGGAAGACCTCAACACTGAGGGAGTAG